Genomic window (Nymphaea colorata isolate Beijing-Zhang1983 chromosome 1, ASM883128v2, whole genome shotgun sequence):
CGTGCCAAAATTTGAGCTAAACAAGCAACAGAAACCTATGCGATAAAGGAGCTAATACTGAAGACAAAAATGCAAAGGAACAAAAGGTAGTGAGAAACGAAACGGCTACTTATAAAGGAAGATGCGAACATTCTTCCTTTCACTTAATAACTAAAAGGGACAAAAGCAGGAACTCTCGATTGGACATATTCataatggaaaaacaaaaattagagtATGCAAAGCTTCAGAAAGGCTTCTCAGACGAGCTCGGCCGTAGGTGGCGAGTTCCCGATTCGAGTGGTATGAATATCATCCCTGAGGACACTTGTTATTTGGTTTTATGGCATGGAGTAAGCGGATGCGTGTATTATTTCCTCTAGtaagaaatttaaaaagtatGGTGTGCAAATTTATAGTTGAAAGAGGATGAAAAATGGCATTGTCTATGTGCATCATGTTGAGTATTTGGTAGCTAATgcgaaaaatatgtttggttcatGACCTCACTCTAAAATGAGGAACTTCATAGACAAGTTccctttatttttaatttttgttaaaaaaggaaacatatgTTTCGATGACATCATGTTTGAAAATGTACATAAAATAAATGATCAACTACTAAATGCTGAGTGAAATCATTCTTTTACAACAAGAACACAGAGTTTATTTCAAaagcaaattatttttttgtcaaatgccATCTTGAATACCAACCGGAAATACGAAGAAAATCTTTCTCGAGTGGCAGAAGAGTAACACTAAGGTGGACGTTATCGGTCAAAGGGTAGAAGAGTCCAGTGACTTGGTCAGATGGCCAAAATGGGGTGCAAGTTCGGGCCCAAACTCCTACGTGCCCTGCGCAACCCCCGAAAATAACGGCCAAACCATTCGCACTCAACGAGACGACTGAGTCCGAGTGGCTAAGATCTGAAACGCAACGACTACAATTTACCCCCAAGGAAACCAGAAAGTTACTTCTTTGCCATTCCTCGTCATAGGCGCCCCTTCCGTGTGTGGCTGAGGattaaatttattttacaaGCTTTTTGGTGAGATtgttaataaaatttaaatttaagaataaaatctgaatttgaatttgattaacATATAATCTAACGTTTTTTTCACTaaaaaggagggagagagggagcggTGTACATGTAAATTTCACCAACTGTTGGTGTAATTGCATTAAACTTCAAAGGCACGCGCACCCTTTACTTTgatcccttttcctttctccttttattCGTTTTTGTTTGTATACAATTTATTTGAGGAGTGTATTCTCTTTTTGTATGTCATTGGTctttttttggggttttgttGCAGGGGAATGATTACCATTTAATTTCTCGTAATGCCTTTCCCATTTTAACCCCTCTATGTTTTCgtaaatatcaaaataaataaataaggttAACTAGTAGCTATTATTTTCATGTACGAACATGAATTCGTGGAGTTAATAGCACAACATGATGCTATTTATGCCGTCATGCATGCCATGGTTGCATGATGGGTTGTCCTCAACCTCATGATCATATTGTCATGCCACCGTTTATTTCACCCGATATTTTCATTCTAACGTGATATTCCTAATAGGGAGTTAATTCCTATGAGTGTTAAGTTTCTTGGACTAAACATTAATATCGCATGACTCAAGTTAAAGAGTGAACCGTCTAAGTCCGGACACAACTCAAGACCCAAAAAATAAAGACATGAAAGACCTTTAACCTCTCGTGCATCCGAAGATAGCTTAGACTTTTGGTGATCTCTAAATTGATCCAAATCCATGCTTCTAAAGTCTAATCTACATGCTTAAGCGCACTCATAATTAGTTTTAAGCTACAGCCTTGTTATGGGGACATAAATGTCATTTCAAGATTCTGGAAAGCAGCAGTAAGACAACTCTTAATTGGCCATATATTTGAAGGAAGAGGCAAGAGGAGCCCTGTGTCATTTTGAGAGAAGGAATGCTTGGGCCTATTTAAACATCCTTCTCTTTCACAGTGAAGGTGAGAAGAAGGAAGCCCGGCACCTGCTACATGTCGGATCCAGACCTCAACTCGGACCTGCTCCTCTGGGATCTGCAACAGTGGGGGGACTGCACCCTTGATTCTCCATGCGGAGAGATAGCCAAGCCCATGCCTCCCCTCTCCAACTCCAACAGCACGGCGACCCCAGAGTTTCATGGCTCCCCGGCACCGGAGAAGCTGTTCCTAAAGCGGACCGGCAGTGAGGTCCGGCCAAAGGAATCAGCAGTGAAGAGGATCAAATGCTCCAAGCCACCGGTAAGCGGGTCCGAGCATGAGGTCCACATCTtcacagagagggagaggaggaagaagatgaggagCATGTTCTCCAATCTTCATGCCCTTCTTCCTCACTTGCCACCAAAGGTAACAAACACTTCTTCTTGGTTTACACAAATGAATTTAAGTTTCAGGAGCCAAAAATTGAAACAGTAGCAGTTGTTGTTTAGCTTTTgacgaccttttcatttaataagaaaaagatcTGTAAAGCTTTTTGTCACCTTCGTGCCGGGATATTTTTCCACAAGGCCTCCCATACAGTATCGTCACCACAATAGAGTTTCACCACAAGTTCGGGATGGATTGTTGTTGTTTCTCTAGGCCTGGGGCGCTGGAAATATAACTTCTAAGGCATGAAAAACAAACTGAACCATCCATCATTGATCAAGATCAATGATCCTTCAAGATGGGGATGTTGGTAGTGAAAGTCACTATTATATCTTGCCTATAATGGTTCCTTTTATTTGGTAGGAGTCATTTGTCTATGCCATCAAATTGCTAGGACGTCACAGATTTGGGAACATTCGTAGGGCAGAAGCCAAAGTTTGGTCTACTTCTACACAGCAAAGGAAACTTAGGGTTTATACTAATAAGTCCACAAACATTGATATATATGAGAAGGGTTGCAAAAgttgggaatatatatatgtgtgcactGGAAAACCGCAAATGATAAGGGTTGCAAAACTCTGGCTCGCTATTTCAAGGCCTAAACATGCTTTGGCTTGAGACGTTTTGCTGGTTATCCCATCATTTATGAGCATAATATGGTTACAGTATGTCCAGTGATTGGTATCAATATTATAATTATTGCTATGCCTTAGGtttcatgtttcaaaaattgAGAACCCATTTTTGTTCCTTGTAGCATTAGCCGCATCTTCTCCAAGAGAACCCATCTTTTATCAAGTAAGCCGTTATATTTTCCTCTTCTGTGTTGTTGATGCTTCACAACTTGGTGTTGAGCAAATTCTCTTTGATGTCAATGTCATgtatagctctctctctctctctctggtgggCTCAACGCACAACCAGGCaggcaatctctctctctctctctctctctctcttttgcagtACTGAGGATATCTGTTTCCATTTTTGCGTTATCATCCTCAACAAGACTTGTCTTTTCTATCTAAACGCCCATCCTCCTGACCTGTCTgccgttatatatatatatatatatatatatgtatgtatatatatatatatatgtatatatacccGTTTTCTCGTCGTGTTCACAAGGAGAGCAAAGATATTACGTGTTTCCTTTTTAGTTCTTCGGTATTCTTCGATTTTATCTAGTTCGGGAGATATCGACTGCTCTATCCCAAAATGGAACGATTTAACCTTGTATATATGATATGGTGACTCAACTTTTTATGCATCATCCACAATTCCACATATATAAAGCAATGGAAACCCACTGGCATTGTTGTTTCCATTGCCGATGAGATGATGAGAATGATGATATCTGTTCTGGTCTACGGCCATGCTTTTGATTAACTTCAAAGGTTCCAGGTTGATAAGTCCACAATTGTAGACGAGGCCGTGGCGTACATAAAGCAGTTGCAGAAAACTTTACAAGAActggagaagaaaaagcaagagaTGGGGAGAGAGGTGTTCCTTGCCGATCAGGTGCTAAATCATTAATTTCATtgcttcttgtttctttctctcaaatACACTGCGTTGTAATTGGAAGGAAGGTAAAACTACGATCCAACAGTGCAGCCTCTCTCCATCACCTACCTCTCGAGTGATGATTTGGCTATCATCACATAACAAGGAAAGGTTGACAGAGGTTCGACAATTTGTTCTCTTCCATGGCAAGACCTTAGGAGTTAGGATCACTAAAAGTCTCCTTCTTTGCTTTACTACGAAACTTTAGACATGGAAAACGCCATTCTCAGATCAATCTTTGGGGTTGGAGACTTCCCAATCAAGCAAATTCCATAAAGTTATGAGTTCAATGGTGAGAGATATGGATACAGTGTCATTTCCTGCTTTTCAATGGAGGATGAACCATCTCCATAGTGATACTCTATACCTGCTGTGAGTTTTCAAGCACCGGTTAATCTTAAACAGAAACTAAATTTCGTATTCATATAAGGACATAAATagttgatttctttttttacttttttttttgcttgcaCCAAATTCGAGCAAGTCCGGCTTCCGATGGATTCATTAATTGTAAAAtaggtatgggtatgggtatgAGTATGAGTATGGATAAAGTAAGGTGggtaacaaaaaaataaataaataaataaataaataaatatatatatatatatatattataatccataaaaattttcaaaattaaagaaaaataagaaatctaTGTGGAGGGGAaataaaaaggggaaaaattgaaattaaattttaaaatataaattttaagtttcaaaATACAGACCCACATATCGACACAGGAACTTGTAGGGGTGGGCAAGCGGCTGGGCCGGCCCAATTCATGTTTGGGCTCGGGGACCCATTTTGGTTGCCTGGCCCGGGCCTTGTttacttaaaaaagaaaaattaaatatgtatatgttaatatataaagaaaaattaaatatatatacagaaaatttttaaaagttatcaAGCCCAACTCCGTTAAACCCGAACTCGAGCCTGACCCAATTTGTTCACAGGCCCTGGCTGGCCTGTGGCCAATGGCCCCGGCCTGGCCCTAAAGCCCGACGGCCACTATCCCAACACCCACCCTTAGGTACTTGGGCAGATCACAAGAACTCATGCGACTTAGTCATAAACTAGGCTCATTAGTTAAGCTGATGTTGTATGTGCGGCTTTCtaattaacttttttcttttaccacaCCAGGGTTCGTGTTCGACGTATCAAAATGGCAGAGGAGCAGTGAACTTCTCTCAATTTCCTTGCTCTTTCCAAACATGGACGTCGCCAAACGTGGTGTTGAACATATGTGGAGAAGATGCTCAAATTGGAATCTGCTCGACCTGGAAACCAGGCCTATTACCATCCATCTTGTACATCTTTGAGAAGCACAAACTAGAGGTTGTGTCCGCTCACGTCTCCTCAGAGAACTGCAAATGCATGTACATGTTCCACACACACGTGAGTAAATCTCTTCTTTTTACGTGCCATGCCAACATAGGAATCAAGTGCATGGCTAGGGCATTGGGCTTAAAATCAGTAGgttgaagaatatatatatgtgtgtgtgtgtgcacgcgcaTGCACACTTGCATGTATGGAAAATGAATCTTGTTTCCTTCTACACCTACTCCTTTTAAGATAGCGCCCATAGGAATTGAACAAGAGACGTGCCAGAGATACATGACACTTAGCTTCACTACATGCCTATTACTTGTAGTACACCACCACTTGCTGGTGCTGATTAAAAATGGTATTCTGTGCAGGCAACGGATGCTTCAAACCAAATTCAAGATGCAACTACAGTAGAGGAGAAATTCAAAGTAGCAGTGGGGGAGATGATCCTGTGTTTGTCATCGTGAAAGCTATTTTTGCGgttattttggaaaagaaaaagatgttcATATGGCACTGCTTTTATGAATGTATAGAAATGCGTATACATCTGGCAAAGCACGAACAGCATTTTCCTTAGCAAAATAGAGATCAACTACCGATTGGCATGGGTCCTTAATTACGATTAGAAGTCCCACTAACAGATTATTCTTtcaagaaagaagacaaaggCTGAGGTTGAAGATTAGAAGTCCCACTGATTATGCATTCCATGTTATTAATACTTAAAATCGTTAACtaagttttatttttatggttGGCTTTTGACAACAATGTGTTCTTGAGATACATATTTTGAATCTTGAAAGAATATTTATAATcacatcatttttttaacacaaaaaatatagttttttttcaGTCTTGCATTTTAAGAGCATGATGCAATACAATACTCCTCATCAAATATCCTCTTAAGTGTTATGGCCTTCGAAGGATTacttgtcctcaaaaatataatatatgtacGTTGTGTGTtctatttatattatatataaattactATATGTATGCATCAATTAACGTATGTAAAAAATGTAGTATTGTATGTGAGTCAGCCCAAGAGATATAGCCATTGTGCATGCTTGATTTGTTCATataggcaaaaagaaaaaaaagggtttgtACCGGCGGATCGATTCATTCCTCCAGAGGTCAGGTAACTGCCAACCAATTCTGTCAAAATCAGCTTTTGAGGTTTGAATTGATTTATAATTGGTTGAATTGAACTTAAATCATCCGTGGATCCGATTCGattaaaatttatcttttcaaactggaaaataaagggaaaaaaaaagcactgatgaatgaaaaataaaaaagatatgcCACTTGCCCCTTCAATTAAATGTCGAATCGAATATAAACATTCTGATTCAACTTGAATTGGCTAATTCAGGTTTATCCACAACGATTTTGACAACCCTGATGCCAATGGATCATGTCATTTGTCAATCAGCAGCCCTGCGCCATTAGCCTTTTCAAAttacaacaaagaaaaaggaaagacgACTCCTTCCATCCCAAGGTCAGACCGCTTTTCTTTCAACACGCTTACAAATTAGTTTGGGGATTCTGTTTCTATCTCCGAGTAAAGCAATGAATACTACACACCACACCCTCTCTAGCATAAATCACCAGGTCGAGCCAGTAACCCAGTCATAATCCAATGCATGCTTCTTTTATCTTAAGGAACCGCCACAGATTGATTCTTATGCCACTCGACCACATTCTTGTATGGTAAATTACCGCCAAATATATCAAGTGCACTACCAACTGTGACATCTACACGCCCCGAGCCTGCCGCCTTTATCCTCTCCAAATCAGACATCGTTGTGACTCCACCGGCATATGTCACTGGAATCTGTAGTAAATACAAGCCAATGATTAATAATCTGTGTAACTATCCAAGCTAAAAATGACTCTAATTTTGGCATCAGATGGAGATTGAATGAGTCTATAAGGTGGTAAGTGTTGATTTCACTGATGCCGATGGCTTTGCAAATGAGCTGAGCCCAGGCTGTTTGAGCATGCCTGAGAAGAATCGAGTGCCCAAGCTCGTCTTTAGCTTGATAAGAGCTGGAATAACCTTGTCTAAGCTTGCCTCCGTAAAGTTCTATGGAAATTTGGACAAACTTGGCTTGGCTAGTGCCTAATCTTTTATTAGAAAGCAAAACTCGTCGGTTTTTGCATGCAGAATGCTTCGGTTATGTCTGACAATTTGATTCTTACTATGGTTTCCATGTCAAGTCAACCAACTATTAAAGGAGAGCAGAAATAAACAAGAGCCTATTAACTTGTCTATGACAATTATTTAGTTGGTTAGCTGTACATATGAGACAAAAAGATTATGAATAGAAAGAACCATTGTCATAATGCATACTTAAGTTTATCTGAGCAGGCAAAATGCAAGTACCATAGTGATTAATATGACTGCTGATGACAGTAAGAACAATATGATCATCATCGTCATTATTTTCaagaagcaaagaagaaaatctACTCACAGGACAAAATTGGCCTAGCAAAGCCACTAGCTCCTCATCAATTCCAAGCCTACAGAGAACagataaatcaaaattttatatatcttAGGAAAGTGAcgaggaataaaaaaaattatttggtgGTAGTTCTGCGAACAAGAATGAAAATATTTCTGTGTTTCAATTAATAAACAGAAATAGCTATTTGATCGAATTATGAAAAGATAATGTTTGCCTCCACGAAGGTTAAATAAGCAGCAATGGCCCTAAAAGCCAGTTTTGGCAAAAAACTTGATGAGCTTCAATGTTAATGCGActaaaattatttttggaaaCAACTAGGAATTTCATAGAATAACATACCTTTTTCCCTCAACATCCACCCCATGAACAAGGAATTCATCAGCATATGTGGCAAGAAAGCCAATTGTGTTTTCATCAAGAACTACATCACTAAACTTCTGCCATCTATCAGTTACAATGACATAATTCCCATCCTGTAAAACAGCAGCAAAAAAAAGGACTAAAATATTGGCTAATTATAAGGAATAGTCAAATGG
Coding sequences:
- the LOC116258224 gene encoding transcription factor bHLH95, which produces MSDPDLNSDLLLWDLQQWGDCTLDSPCGEIAKPMPPLSNSNSTATPEFHGSPAPEKLFLKRTGSEVRPKESAVKRIKCSKPPVSGSEHEVHIFTERERRKKMRSMFSNLHALLPHLPPKVDKSTIVDEAVAYIKQLQKTLQELEKKKQEMGREVFLADQGSCSTYQNGRGAVNFSQFPCSFQTWTSPNVVLNICGEDAQIGICSTWKPGLLPSILYIFEKHKLEVVSAHVSSENCKCMYMFHTHATDASNQIQDATTVEEKFKVAVGEMILCLSS